A single window of Nomascus leucogenys isolate Asia chromosome 18, Asia_NLE_v1, whole genome shotgun sequence DNA harbors:
- the REEP3 gene encoding receptor expression-enhancing protein 3 isoform X2: MMYWIVFALYTVIETVADQTVAWFPLYYELKIAFVIWLLSPYTKGASLIYRKFLHPLLSSKEREIDDYIVQAKERGYETMVNFGRQGLNLAATAAVTAAVKSQGAITERLRSFSMHDLTTIQGDEPVGQRPYQPLPEAKKKSKPAPSESAGFGIPLKDGDEKTDEEAEGPYSDDEMLTHKGLRRSQSMKSVKTTKGRKEVRYGSLKYKVKKRPQVYF; encoded by the exons ATGATGTACTGGATTGTTTTTGCTCTCTATACTGTGATTGAAACAGTAGCAGATCAAACAGTTGCTTG GTTTCCCCTGTACTATGAGCTGAAGATTGCTTTTGTCATATGGCTGCTTTCTCCCTATACCAAAGGAGCAAGtttaatatatagaaaattcCTTCATCCACTTCTTTCTTCAAAGGAAAGG GAGATTGATGATTATATTGTACAAGCAAAGGAACGAGGCTATGAAACCATGGTAAACTTTGGACGGCAAGGTTTAAACCTTGCAGCTACTGCTGCTGTTACTGCAGCAGTAAAG AGCCAAGGAGCAATAACTGAACGTTTAAGAAGCTTCAGTATGCATGATTTAACAACTATCCAAGGTGATGAGCCTGTGGGACAAAGACCATACCAACCTCTAccagaagcaaaaaagaaaagtaaaccaGCCCCCAGTGAATCAGCAG GTTTTGGAATTCCACTGAAAGACggagatgagaaaacagatgaAGAAGCAGAGGGGCCATATTCAGATGATGAGATGTTAACACACAAAGGGCTTCGAAGATCGCAAAGCATGAAATCTGTGAAAACCACCAAAGGCCGCAAAGAG gTGCGGTACGGGTCACTAAAATATAAAGTGAAGAAACGACCACAAGTGTATTTTTAG